In one Ornithinimicrobium pratense genomic region, the following are encoded:
- a CDS encoding dienelactone hydrolase family protein: MSAMLPHQIMTSRGPLPSLLWLPQRATGLVPGIVVFQEIYGLSDYVRARCADLAELGYAVLAPQLFARLDPPVAAVQEHGVEPQDALAEALELGGKLNWDLAVKDGLSAMSALGRLGPVKKKKVAVLGFCLGGGLAFNVAAAAATAGRPAAALVSYYGSTLPQLLDLAPQVECPSLHVFGTDDDYIPMEQVERIREAVTDGGAREQVRFELHAGAGHAFDNPNPLFFHEEASKAAWAQTQEFLAAELPIDGP; the protein is encoded by the coding sequence ATGTCCGCCATGCTCCCGCACCAGATCATGACCTCCAGGGGTCCGCTGCCCTCCCTGCTCTGGCTGCCCCAGCGGGCGACCGGGCTCGTCCCCGGGATCGTGGTCTTCCAGGAGATCTACGGCCTGTCGGACTACGTCCGCGCACGCTGCGCCGACCTCGCCGAGCTCGGGTATGCCGTGCTGGCACCCCAGCTCTTCGCCCGCCTCGACCCGCCGGTCGCCGCGGTCCAGGAGCACGGCGTCGAGCCGCAGGACGCGCTCGCGGAGGCTCTCGAGCTGGGCGGCAAGCTCAACTGGGACCTCGCGGTCAAGGACGGCCTGTCCGCGATGAGCGCTCTCGGCCGGCTCGGCCCGGTCAAGAAGAAGAAGGTCGCGGTGCTGGGCTTCTGCCTCGGGGGCGGGCTGGCCTTCAACGTGGCCGCCGCCGCAGCCACTGCCGGCCGCCCCGCAGCCGCCCTGGTCAGTTACTACGGCTCCACGCTGCCGCAGCTGCTGGACCTCGCCCCGCAGGTCGAGTGCCCCAGCCTGCACGTCTTCGGCACCGACGACGACTACATCCCGATGGAGCAGGTGGAGCGGATCCGTGAGGCCGTCACCGACGGCGGCGCCCGCGAGCAGGTGCGCTTCGAGCTGCACGCGGGGGCAGGGCACGCCTTCGACAACCCCAACCCGTTGTTCTTCCACGAGGAGGCCAGCAAGGCCGCGTGGGCGCAGACCCAGGAGTTCCTCGCGGCCGAGCTCCCCATCGACGGACCCTGA
- a CDS encoding patatin-like phospholipase family protein produces the protein MTRAAPGTEVAGAGTAPGALQTNLLGIALGGGGARGLCHIGVWRVLQELEVRPDLVSGTSMGGLVGAFIAAGYSATELEEITASIGWLKLIDWGLSGRLLSTKAYRAFLEEHLPPTFEELELPLVLTTTDVVDGQIHYLRSGDLHTAIRATTAYPGLVEPVPLGDAILVDGGILNQIPVDGALFLGARRVIAVNATALEPLERPRNVEKVLRRRPVTGAFKEAMRAIDVMQTQLTMARLSLYRPDVLIDPPIEGVDIQDFHKAKEAIAAGDEATRAAADRIRRLIAVE, from the coding sequence GTGACCCGAGCCGCCCCCGGCACGGAGGTGGCGGGAGCAGGCACGGCGCCGGGTGCGCTGCAGACCAACCTGCTCGGCATCGCCCTGGGTGGCGGGGGCGCGCGCGGGCTGTGCCACATCGGGGTATGGCGTGTGCTGCAGGAGCTCGAGGTGCGCCCCGACCTGGTCTCGGGGACCAGCATGGGTGGCCTGGTGGGGGCGTTCATCGCGGCGGGCTACAGCGCGACGGAGCTGGAGGAGATCACCGCCAGCATCGGCTGGCTGAAGCTGATCGACTGGGGGCTGTCCGGACGGCTGCTGTCGACCAAGGCCTACCGGGCCTTCCTGGAGGAGCACCTGCCGCCGACCTTCGAGGAGCTGGAGCTGCCGCTGGTGCTGACCACGACGGACGTGGTCGACGGGCAGATCCACTATTTGCGCTCCGGGGACCTGCACACCGCGATCCGGGCCACGACGGCATACCCCGGTCTGGTGGAGCCGGTGCCGCTCGGCGATGCGATCCTGGTCGACGGCGGCATCCTCAACCAGATCCCGGTGGACGGCGCGCTCTTCCTCGGCGCCCGGCGGGTGATCGCCGTCAACGCCACGGCGCTGGAGCCGCTGGAGCGGCCACGCAACGTGGAGAAGGTGCTGCGGCGCCGCCCGGTGACCGGGGCGTTCAAGGAGGCGATGCGCGCGATCGACGTCATGCAGACCCAGCTGACGATGGCCCGGCTCTCGCTCTACCGCCCCGACGTGCTCATCGACCCGCCGATCGAGGGCGTGGACATCCAGGACTTCCACAAGGCCAAGGAGGCCATCGCCGCCGGCGACGAGGCGACCCGCGCGGCGGCAGACCGGATCCGGCGGCTCATCGCCGTGGAGTGA
- a CDS encoding RNA-binding S4 domain-containing protein has translation MADVEQVLIRDAAIRLGQLLKLASLVPDGSMARMVIENSEVTVDGEVVVRRGTQVRPGQVVEYAGQRVTPVSVGDGA, from the coding sequence ATGGCTGACGTCGAGCAGGTTCTCATCCGCGACGCGGCGATCCGGCTGGGGCAGCTGCTCAAGCTGGCGTCTCTCGTGCCGGACGGTTCGATGGCCCGCATGGTCATCGAGAACTCCGAGGTCACCGTCGACGGCGAGGTCGTCGTCCGCCGCGGCACGCAGGTGCGGCCGGGGCAGGTCGTGGAGTATGCCGGCCAGCGCGTCACCCCGGTGAGCGTAGGCGACGGCGCCTAG
- a CDS encoding GNAT family N-acetyltransferase, translating into MSEPQIVHHPDHKRWEAMVGEGQDARSVGFLSYEMRGDVMDMQHTVVDPAMRGHGLGGRLVEAGLQHARAEGLRVRPTCPFIPPYMAQHPEHLDLLEGAPKVGESDG; encoded by the coding sequence ATGAGCGAGCCGCAGATCGTCCACCATCCGGACCACAAGCGCTGGGAGGCGATGGTGGGAGAGGGGCAGGACGCGCGCTCGGTCGGCTTCCTCTCCTACGAGATGCGGGGCGACGTCATGGACATGCAGCACACCGTGGTGGACCCCGCGATGCGCGGGCATGGCCTGGGCGGGCGCCTGGTCGAGGCGGGGCTGCAGCACGCGCGGGCCGAGGGGCTGCGGGTGCGGCCGACGTGCCCGTTCATCCCGCCGTACATGGCGCAGCACCCCGAGCACCTCGACCTCCTGGAGGGGGCCCCCAAGGTCGGCGAGAGCGATGGCTGA
- a CDS encoding dihydrolipoamide acetyltransferase family protein translates to MPEFKLPDPGEGLVEATIIQWKVAVGDTVATNDIVVEVETAKSLVELPIPWAGTVTEILAQEGVEVEVGTPIIVIDTGDGGGGSAEGGSGTTSVEDVTDAATAASDDLVPTLPAGGESAQEGAKREAVLVGYGAIEGSTTRRRRRGAAEAEAQAESVGPRKVRSTPPVRKYAKDRGVDLTQVTPAGEDGVIRRSDVDAYLAGTAASPSAQHAAAELAAPAGQGAATGDAAPAGGLAEGAAGAAAPVSAPYQRPQFDRSGEREERVDVKGVTKMMAQAMVSSKFSAPHVTEFITVDVTATMELVERLKTDRSYGMADLKISPLLILAKAMTIAVRRNPGINAVWDEQAQQIVRRNYVNLGIAAATPRGLIVPNIKDADLMDLRQLAQALQDLVATAKAGRTQPADQSGGTITITNVGVFGVDTGTPIINPGESAIVAFGAVRRMPWVVGTGADERIEPRWVTQLAVAFDHRHIDGELGSRFLADLAALMEDPGRALVWG, encoded by the coding sequence GTGCCCGAGTTCAAGCTTCCGGACCCCGGTGAAGGTCTCGTCGAGGCCACCATCATCCAGTGGAAGGTGGCGGTCGGCGACACCGTGGCGACCAACGACATCGTGGTCGAGGTGGAGACCGCCAAGTCGCTGGTCGAGCTGCCCATCCCGTGGGCCGGCACGGTGACCGAGATCCTCGCCCAGGAGGGTGTGGAGGTCGAGGTGGGCACCCCGATCATCGTCATCGACACCGGCGACGGCGGCGGCGGCTCTGCTGAGGGCGGGTCCGGCACGACCAGCGTCGAGGACGTCACCGACGCGGCGACCGCGGCCTCCGATGATCTGGTGCCCACGCTCCCCGCGGGTGGGGAGAGCGCGCAGGAGGGGGCCAAGCGTGAGGCCGTGCTGGTCGGGTATGGCGCGATCGAGGGCTCCACCACCCGTCGCCGTCGGCGCGGTGCGGCCGAGGCTGAGGCGCAGGCCGAGAGCGTGGGGCCGCGCAAGGTGCGCTCCACCCCGCCGGTGCGCAAGTACGCCAAGGACCGCGGTGTCGACCTCACCCAGGTCACGCCGGCCGGCGAGGACGGCGTGATCCGCCGCTCCGACGTCGACGCCTACCTGGCCGGGACCGCTGCCTCGCCGTCGGCGCAGCACGCGGCCGCCGAGCTCGCGGCTCCCGCGGGCCAGGGTGCGGCCACCGGCGACGCGGCTCCGGCCGGCGGGCTGGCCGAGGGTGCGGCCGGCGCGGCCGCTCCTGTGTCCGCTCCCTACCAGCGTCCGCAGTTCGACCGTAGCGGCGAGCGCGAAGAGCGGGTCGACGTCAAGGGCGTCACCAAGATGATGGCCCAGGCGATGGTCTCCTCGAAGTTCAGCGCCCCGCACGTCACCGAGTTCATCACCGTCGACGTCACCGCCACGATGGAGCTGGTGGAGCGGCTCAAGACCGACCGTTCGTACGGCATGGCTGACCTGAAGATCAGCCCGCTGCTGATCCTGGCCAAGGCGATGACGATCGCGGTGCGCCGCAACCCCGGCATCAACGCGGTCTGGGACGAGCAGGCGCAGCAGATCGTGCGGCGCAACTACGTCAACCTCGGGATTGCCGCCGCGACGCCGCGTGGGCTCATCGTGCCCAACATCAAGGACGCGGACCTGATGGACCTGCGCCAGCTGGCCCAGGCCCTGCAGGACCTGGTCGCCACCGCGAAGGCCGGCCGCACCCAGCCGGCCGACCAGTCCGGTGGCACGATCACGATCACCAACGTGGGCGTCTTCGGCGTCGACACCGGCACCCCGATCATCAACCCGGGCGAGTCCGCGATCGTGGCCTTCGGTGCGGTCCGGCGGATGCCCTGGGTGGTCGGCACCGGCGCGGACGAGCGGATCGAGCCGCGCTGGGTCACCCAGCTCGCGGTCGCCTTCGACCACCGGCACATCGACGGCGAGCTCGGCTCGCGCTTCCTGGCCGACCTGGCCGCGCTCATGGAGGACCCGGGCAGGGCGCTGGTCTGGGGCTGA
- a CDS encoding phage holin family protein, translating into MTFVLAILANAVALWVAAAVVPGIEFGGEGGDLALSVVLVSLVFGVLNSVVKPLLKIISIPLIVLTLGLFLVVVNALMLSLTSWLAGVLGLDFTVQSFWWDAVLGALIVSAVGVVTGMILPSKDKR; encoded by the coding sequence ATGACGTTCGTGCTCGCCATCCTGGCCAACGCAGTCGCCCTCTGGGTGGCTGCGGCGGTCGTGCCCGGCATCGAGTTCGGCGGCGAAGGCGGTGACCTGGCGCTGAGCGTGGTGCTGGTCTCTCTGGTCTTCGGCGTGCTCAACTCGGTGGTCAAGCCGCTGCTGAAAATCATCTCCATCCCCCTGATCGTCCTCACCCTCGGACTGTTCCTCGTCGTGGTCAACGCGCTCATGCTGTCGCTGACCTCGTGGCTCGCCGGGGTGCTCGGTCTGGACTTCACCGTCCAGAGCTTCTGGTGGGACGCCGTCCTCGGCGCGCTCATCGTCTCCGCCGTCGGTGTGGTCACCGGCATGATCCTCCCCAGCAAGGACAAGCGCTGA
- a CDS encoding TNT domain-containing protein, protein MTSDHDRLRATLADLLTQRGHPHDVVVVTAPPVPGSPVPPEGPWVVVPQEGFAVGGVSRGSFRPYAWVRTEQEVVELVLTLLGPTAYPPVPAGENLLDRGRATSRAIQERTARRGGAAGPAELAPGDLLDQVGAASGHHLFALGTPFPMRSQPPGEVGGPYHRYEVRAPLSLAQEGVAAPWFEQPGGGAMVVLGYPVRWHLDQGELVELLDG, encoded by the coding sequence ATGACCTCAGACCACGACCGGCTCCGCGCCACCCTGGCGGACCTGCTCACCCAGCGGGGCCACCCGCACGACGTCGTCGTCGTCACCGCACCACCGGTGCCGGGGTCGCCGGTGCCGCCGGAGGGGCCGTGGGTGGTCGTCCCTCAGGAGGGTTTTGCTGTGGGTGGGGTGTCCCGTGGCTCCTTCCGGCCCTACGCCTGGGTCCGTACCGAGCAGGAGGTGGTCGAGCTGGTGCTCACCCTCCTCGGCCCCACCGCATACCCCCCGGTCCCGGCAGGCGAGAACCTGCTGGACCGGGGTCGGGCCACCTCGCGGGCGATCCAGGAACGGACGGCGAGGCGCGGGGGCGCCGCGGGCCCCGCCGAGCTGGCGCCGGGAGACCTGCTGGACCAGGTGGGGGCTGCGTCCGGCCACCACCTCTTCGCGCTGGGCACACCCTTCCCGATGCGTTCGCAGCCGCCAGGGGAAGTAGGTGGCCCCTATCACCGGTATGAGGTCCGGGCACCGCTGAGCCTGGCCCAGGAAGGCGTCGCCGCCCCCTGGTTCGAACAGCCCGGCGGCGGCGCGATGGTCGTCCTGGGCTACCCCGTCCGGTGGCACCTGGACCAGGGCGAGCTGGTCGAGCTCCTCGACGGCTGA
- the pdhA gene encoding pyruvate dehydrogenase (acetyl-transferring) E1 component subunit alpha, which translates to MSDEDVVSAQVADAPSGNPGTSPESHEPPERDITDGGPDMVQFLAADGTRVPVTDVNSPYAAYLEELDEDALRGMLRDLVLVRRVDAEGFALQRQGELGLWPSLLGQEAAQVGPGRAMRPQDYAFPGYREHGVAWCKGVEPENLLGMFRGVNHGGWDSSENNFHLYTIVIGNQMLHAVGYAMGVQRDGDVATGDTDRDTAVMAFTGDGGTAQGDYNEALVFAAVTNAPVVFYVQNNHWAISEPNERQFVIPPYRRADGFGFPGVRVDGNDVLASYAVSRAALERARSGQGPTLIEAFTYRMGAHTTSDDPTKYRISAEVDVWKTKDPIDRMKKYLLAEGIIDDAWLSEIEAEADELATRIRHACQTMPDPPHPDMFEHVYAEPHPLVEREAKAFADYHAGFED; encoded by the coding sequence GTGAGCGACGAGGACGTCGTGTCGGCCCAGGTGGCCGATGCCCCCAGCGGGAACCCAGGCACCAGTCCCGAGAGTCACGAGCCACCAGAGCGGGACATCACCGACGGCGGACCGGACATGGTCCAGTTCCTCGCCGCGGACGGTACCCGGGTCCCGGTGACGGACGTGAACAGCCCCTACGCCGCCTACCTCGAGGAGCTCGACGAGGACGCGCTGCGCGGGATGCTGCGCGACCTGGTCCTGGTGCGTCGCGTGGACGCCGAGGGCTTCGCGCTGCAGCGGCAGGGCGAGCTGGGGTTGTGGCCCAGCCTGCTCGGCCAGGAGGCAGCCCAGGTCGGTCCGGGTCGCGCCATGCGGCCGCAGGACTACGCCTTCCCCGGCTACCGCGAGCACGGCGTCGCCTGGTGCAAGGGCGTGGAGCCGGAGAACCTGCTGGGCATGTTCCGCGGGGTCAACCACGGCGGGTGGGACTCGAGCGAGAACAACTTCCACCTCTACACGATCGTCATCGGCAACCAGATGCTGCATGCCGTCGGCTACGCGATGGGCGTCCAGCGAGACGGCGACGTCGCCACCGGTGACACCGACCGCGACACCGCCGTGATGGCCTTCACCGGCGACGGCGGGACCGCCCAGGGCGACTACAACGAGGCCCTGGTCTTCGCAGCGGTCACCAACGCGCCGGTCGTCTTCTACGTGCAGAACAACCACTGGGCGATCTCTGAGCCCAACGAGCGGCAGTTCGTCATCCCGCCCTATCGCCGCGCCGACGGCTTCGGCTTCCCCGGCGTGCGGGTGGACGGCAACGACGTGCTGGCCTCGTATGCCGTCTCCCGGGCCGCCCTGGAGCGCGCCCGGTCCGGCCAGGGGCCGACCCTCATCGAGGCCTTCACCTACCGGATGGGCGCGCACACCACCTCCGATGACCCGACGAAGTACCGGATCTCGGCCGAGGTGGACGTCTGGAAGACGAAGGACCCGATCGACCGGATGAAGAAGTACCTGCTCGCCGAGGGCATCATCGACGACGCCTGGCTCAGCGAGATCGAGGCTGAGGCCGACGAGTTGGCGACGCGCATCCGGCACGCCTGCCAGACCATGCCCGACCCGCCGCACCCGGACATGTTCGAGCACGTGTATGCCGAGCCGCACCCGCTGGTCGAGCGCGAGGCCAAGGCCTTCGCCGACTACCACGCCGGCTTCGAGGACTGA
- the hisC gene encoding histidinol-phosphate transaminase, translating into MSDQPCPVRLRTSLEGVPAYTPGKPAAPIEGVTSYKISSNENPYPPLPSVLDAVTTAAQAINRYPDMGVVMLSQALSDHLGVPVEQIATGTGSVAVLSQLVAITCEPGDEVIYAWRSFEAYPIVIALSGAQSVPVPLDADHRHDLEAMAAAITDRTRLVLVCTPNNPTGPAVREDELRAFIAKVPQDVLVVIDEAYLEFTTQDTVPDALALAAEHPNVAVLRTFSKAYGLAGLRVGYAVAHPTVATALRKAATPFGVTDLAQEAAIASLRAYDELEVRVKELVAERERVVAALREQGWEIPDAQGNFLWFPIGDDAVPFAQACQARGLMVRPFAGDGVRCTIAEPEANDRLIGSAAEWLATRPRP; encoded by the coding sequence ATGAGCGACCAGCCGTGCCCCGTCCGCCTGCGCACCTCCCTGGAGGGTGTCCCTGCCTACACCCCCGGCAAGCCGGCCGCGCCGATCGAGGGCGTGACGTCCTACAAGATCTCCTCCAACGAGAACCCCTATCCCCCGCTGCCGTCCGTGCTGGACGCGGTGACCACGGCGGCGCAGGCGATCAACCGCTACCCGGACATGGGTGTGGTGATGCTCAGCCAGGCACTCTCCGACCACCTCGGCGTGCCGGTGGAGCAGATCGCGACCGGCACCGGCAGCGTGGCCGTGCTCTCCCAGCTGGTCGCGATCACCTGCGAGCCGGGCGACGAGGTCATCTACGCCTGGCGCAGCTTCGAGGCCTACCCGATCGTCATCGCCCTCTCCGGTGCGCAGTCGGTGCCGGTGCCGCTCGACGCCGATCACCGCCACGACCTGGAGGCGATGGCCGCCGCGATCACCGACCGGACCCGTCTGGTGCTGGTCTGCACCCCGAACAACCCCACCGGCCCGGCGGTGCGCGAGGACGAGCTGCGGGCCTTCATCGCCAAGGTGCCGCAGGACGTGCTGGTCGTCATCGATGAGGCCTACCTGGAGTTCACCACGCAGGACACCGTCCCCGACGCGCTGGCCCTCGCCGCCGAGCACCCCAACGTCGCCGTGCTGCGCACCTTCTCCAAGGCCTACGGCCTGGCCGGCCTGCGGGTCGGGTATGCCGTCGCCCACCCCACCGTCGCCACCGCCCTGCGCAAGGCCGCGACGCCGTTCGGGGTCACCGACCTGGCCCAGGAGGCCGCGATCGCCAGCCTGCGCGCCTACGACGAACTCGAGGTCAGGGTCAAGGAGCTGGTCGCCGAGCGCGAGCGGGTCGTCGCCGCGCTGCGCGAGCAGGGCTGGGAGATCCCGGACGCGCAGGGCAACTTCCTCTGGTTCCCGATCGGTGACGACGCGGTGCCCTTCGCCCAGGCCTGCCAGGCCCGCGGTCTCATGGTCCGCCCCTTCGCCGGTGACGGCGTCCGCTGCACCATCGCCGAGCCCGAGGCCAACGACCGCCTGATCGGCAGCGCTGCCGAGTGGCTCGCCACCCGGCCCCGCCCCTGA
- a CDS encoding alpha-ketoacid dehydrogenase subunit beta — MSRSSTTSATGQRTTIAKALNAGMRAAMERDPKVLLMGEDVGKLGGVFRITEGLQKDFGEDRVVDSPLAEAGIMGSAVGLALRGYRPVVEIQFDGFVYPAFDQIVSQVAKMHYRSLGKLKLPMVIRIPYGGGIGAVEHHSESNESYFAHTAGLRVVTCSTTDDAYWMMQQAIASDDPVVFYEPKRRYHERGVLDLAGLGSAPDLADAPHGLGEAVIRAEGDDVTVLTYGPSVKVALAAAQAAELEDGPSLEVVDLRSLSPLDIDVIEASVSKTGRCIALSEAQTFSSITAELAAHVQERCFYHLEAPVLRVGGYNIPYPPSRHEEVFLPDLDRVLHAVETVMDY, encoded by the coding sequence ATGAGTAGATCGAGCACCACCTCCGCTACCGGCCAGCGGACGACGATCGCCAAGGCCCTGAACGCAGGCATGCGCGCCGCCATGGAGCGCGACCCCAAGGTCCTGCTCATGGGCGAGGACGTCGGCAAGCTCGGCGGCGTCTTCCGCATCACCGAGGGCTTGCAGAAGGACTTCGGCGAGGACCGCGTCGTCGACTCCCCGCTGGCCGAGGCCGGGATCATGGGCAGCGCGGTCGGGCTGGCCCTGCGCGGCTACCGGCCCGTGGTCGAGATCCAGTTCGACGGCTTCGTCTACCCGGCCTTCGACCAGATCGTCAGCCAGGTCGCCAAGATGCACTACCGCTCCCTGGGCAAGCTCAAGCTGCCGATGGTCATCCGCATCCCCTACGGCGGCGGCATCGGCGCGGTCGAGCACCACAGCGAGTCCAACGAGTCCTACTTCGCGCACACCGCCGGCCTACGGGTCGTCACCTGCTCGACCACCGACGACGCCTACTGGATGATGCAGCAGGCGATCGCCAGCGACGACCCGGTCGTGTTCTACGAGCCCAAGCGGCGCTACCACGAGCGGGGCGTGCTCGACCTCGCCGGTCTCGGCTCGGCGCCCGACCTGGCCGACGCCCCCCATGGCCTGGGCGAGGCCGTGATCCGCGCCGAGGGCGACGACGTGACCGTGCTGACCTATGGCCCCTCGGTCAAGGTCGCGCTCGCCGCCGCGCAGGCTGCCGAGCTGGAGGACGGCCCGTCGCTGGAGGTCGTCGACCTGCGCTCGCTGTCGCCGCTGGACATCGACGTCATCGAGGCCTCGGTGAGCAAGACCGGGCGGTGCATCGCGCTGTCGGAGGCCCAGACCTTCTCCAGCATCACCGCTGAGCTGGCCGCGCACGTCCAGGAGCGCTGCTTCTACCACCTCGAGGCGCCGGTCCTGCGGGTCGGCGGCTACAACATCCCCTACCCGCCCAGCCGGCACGAGGAGGTCTTCCTCCCCGACCTCGACCGCGTCCTGCACGCCGTCGAGACGGTCATGGACTACTGA
- a CDS encoding PfkB family carbohydrate kinase — protein MQTPPVALTIAGSEATGGAGAQADLKTFQQHGVFGTIALTCIVSFDPKADWGHRFVPVDPQVIADQLEVITTTYGPELLEVAKIGMLGTPATIETVAGALRERGFGHVVLDPVLICKGQEPGAALDTDRALKAQVLPLATFVTPNHFETMSLSGMDTIESVEQLTEAARRIHQASGAVVLAKGGVHLPGDDAIDVYVDADRTEILSAPKIGDGVQVAGAGCTLAAAVAAQLALGATPLEAARSAKDFVTRGIQERLASNAPFDVVWQGS, from the coding sequence ATGCAGACTCCACCCGTCGCCCTGACGATCGCGGGCTCCGAGGCCACCGGTGGTGCCGGGGCCCAGGCCGATCTCAAGACCTTCCAGCAGCACGGTGTCTTCGGCACCATCGCCCTGACCTGCATCGTCTCCTTCGACCCGAAGGCCGACTGGGGTCACCGGTTCGTGCCGGTCGACCCGCAGGTCATCGCCGACCAGCTCGAGGTCATCACCACCACGTATGGACCCGAGCTGCTCGAGGTCGCCAAGATCGGCATGCTGGGCACCCCCGCCACGATCGAGACCGTCGCCGGCGCGCTGCGTGAGCGGGGCTTTGGTCACGTCGTCCTGGACCCGGTCCTGATCTGCAAGGGCCAGGAGCCCGGCGCCGCCCTCGACACCGACCGCGCGCTCAAGGCGCAGGTGCTGCCGCTAGCCACGTTCGTCACCCCCAACCACTTCGAGACGATGTCGCTGTCGGGGATGGACACCATCGAGAGCGTCGAGCAGCTGACCGAGGCGGCCCGGCGCATCCATCAGGCCAGCGGCGCCGTCGTCCTGGCCAAGGGGGGCGTGCACCTACCCGGCGACGACGCGATCGACGTCTACGTCGACGCCGATCGCACCGAGATCCTCTCGGCGCCCAAGATCGGCGACGGGGTGCAGGTCGCCGGCGCTGGCTGCACCCTGGCGGCCGCCGTCGCGGCCCAGCTGGCCCTCGGCGCGACCCCGCTGGAGGCAGCCCGGTCCGCCAAGGATTTCGTCACTCGCGGCATCCAGGAGCGCCTGGCCAGCAACGCCCCGTTCGACGTGGTGTGGCAGGGCTCCTGA
- a CDS encoding TNT domain-containing protein, giving the protein MALVRIDHRALGEVNRDLDRVTEAVGGSIETLRGSFLRLGVGTGNLDAALTARDDLERDILPALQHRQAEAQRVAELPYSGALTDQVASADLVVGPQPPAPETSISALTGGGSAVPVEPTLCVPDQPEELPPEEPPLFSIGGLRNLAGDIGGALQDGAEWLAGKVTEAWDALGEAVSEAWSSFVSWWDELTANLGAWIDENLAAVRIWIRDNVVILRIIAIVLKVVGWIMVVVGVVLLILAVVASLTGVGALAGVPGAGVAIALIGWGFAAVGAGDMVDTIADWGEGKIDGQELVQALALEGALTLVSAIIPFGFLGKLGSRLLDALPSSMNQRVRDFIERLFRGTPHPTPGRPPRGNVDMDDLPPWSRPRDPDRTGPDGHLYPDDFHPTGRMNEQEFYDRYWDPQRESWNYPPNDGFAGPPASTTLEPGDVIDRFGPRSGTYVSPEGIPFDQRALPPSSVNFNYERYRVVRPMDDVLEGDIAPWFEQPGGGWQYQLPHDVQWYIDHGYLEPIP; this is encoded by the coding sequence ATGGCACTGGTCCGGATCGACCACCGCGCCCTGGGTGAGGTCAACCGTGACCTCGACCGGGTGACCGAAGCGGTGGGGGGCAGTATCGAGACCCTGCGCGGCTCCTTCCTCCGGCTGGGGGTCGGCACCGGCAACCTGGACGCCGCGCTGACCGCCCGCGACGACCTGGAGCGGGACATCCTGCCCGCGCTGCAGCACCGTCAGGCGGAGGCGCAGCGGGTCGCGGAGCTGCCCTACTCCGGTGCGCTGACCGACCAGGTGGCCTCGGCCGACCTTGTCGTCGGCCCGCAGCCACCCGCCCCGGAGACGTCGATCAGCGCGCTCACCGGCGGCGGCTCTGCGGTGCCGGTCGAGCCGACCCTCTGCGTGCCGGACCAGCCCGAGGAGCTCCCGCCGGAGGAGCCACCGCTGTTCTCGATCGGCGGGCTGCGCAACCTCGCCGGGGACATCGGCGGTGCACTCCAGGACGGCGCGGAATGGCTGGCCGGCAAGGTCACCGAGGCATGGGACGCCCTGGGCGAGGCGGTCTCGGAGGCCTGGAGCTCCTTCGTCTCGTGGTGGGATGAGCTCACTGCCAACCTGGGCGCCTGGATCGACGAGAACCTCGCCGCGGTCCGGATCTGGATCCGGGACAACGTGGTCATCCTCCGGATCATCGCGATCGTGCTGAAGGTGGTCGGCTGGATCATGGTCGTCGTCGGCGTGGTGCTGCTCATCCTGGCGGTGGTCGCGAGCCTGACCGGTGTCGGGGCGCTGGCCGGGGTGCCAGGCGCGGGGGTGGCCATCGCGCTCATCGGCTGGGGCTTCGCCGCGGTCGGCGCCGGGGACATGGTCGACACCATCGCCGACTGGGGTGAGGGCAAGATCGACGGCCAGGAGCTCGTCCAGGCCCTCGCCCTGGAAGGCGCCCTGACCCTCGTCTCAGCCATCATTCCCTTCGGCTTCCTGGGCAAGCTGGGCAGTCGGCTGCTCGACGCGCTCCCCAGCTCGATGAACCAGAGGGTCCGCGACTTCATCGAGCGGCTCTTCCGGGGCACTCCCCACCCGACCCCCGGGCGCCCGCCGCGGGGCAACGTCGACATGGACGATCTGCCGCCCTGGAGCAGGCCCCGCGACCCGGACCGGACCGGCCCCGACGGGCACCTCTACCCGGACGACTTCCACCCGACCGGGCGGATGAACGAGCAGGAGTTCTACGACCGCTACTGGGACCCGCAGCGCGAATCCTGGAACTACCCGCCCAACGACGGCTTCGCCGGGCCGCCGGCCTCGACCACCCTGGAGCCCGGAGACGTCATCGACCGGTTCGGGCCACGCAGCGGCACCTACGTCTCCCCCGAGGGCATCCCCTTCGACCAGCGGGCGCTGCCGCCGTCGAGCGTGAACTTCAACTACGAGCGCTACCGCGTCGTCCGACCCATGGACGACGTCCTCGAGGGCGACATCGCGCCGTGGTTCGAGCAACCGGGAGGCGGGTGGCAGTACCAGCTGCCGCACGATGTGCAGTGGTACATCGACCACGGCTACCTGGAGCCGATCCCATGA